The Bacillus sp. Y1 genome has a window encoding:
- a CDS encoding sigma-70 family RNA polymerase sigma factor: MEIESHRLVKKAIKGNKSAFEKLVQQHYERIYRTAYLYVHNEADALDVVQEATYQAYTSIKSLRNPEYFTTWLTRIVIRCSGHVIKKRDNVIPMSDELLANVLDESNSNIEESSQLLQAVQQLRLNYRTAIILFYYYDYSIKTISSVMEIPENTVKTYLSRGKAELKKVYKSEEDKCHG, from the coding sequence ATGGAAATAGAAAGCCACCGGCTAGTTAAAAAAGCAATCAAAGGAAATAAAAGCGCCTTTGAAAAGTTAGTTCAACAACATTATGAAAGAATTTACCGGACAGCTTATCTTTATGTACATAACGAAGCAGATGCTTTGGACGTGGTCCAGGAGGCAACCTATCAGGCCTATACATCCATCAAGTCGTTAAGAAATCCGGAGTATTTTACGACCTGGCTCACCAGGATTGTGATTCGATGTTCGGGACATGTGATAAAGAAAAGGGACAATGTCATTCCAATGAGTGATGAATTATTAGCAAACGTGCTGGATGAATCGAATTCAAACATTGAAGAGTCTTCACAGCTTCTACAAGCCGTTCAGCAGCTAAGACTGAATTATCGTACAGCCATTATTTTATTCTACTATTACGATTACTCTATCAAAACGATTAGTAGTGTGATGGAAATCCCAGAGAATACCGTCAAAACATATTTAAGCAGAGGAAAAGCAGAGTTAAAAAAGGTTTATAAAAGTGAGGAGGACAAATGCCATGGATAA
- a CDS encoding DUF4179 domain-containing protein — protein MDNKELNDAIEQIPVPKEKVFNAISKGINKDVDRGYGKKKKVLAGVTTTAAILGITVASGFFNPTMNNVLANAPLIGAIFQEFNDTTGVDLDYQNAVTELNQAITKNGVTVKLTSAYFDGSVVSITGFVDEEVENGRNEKGEVSFDVNFEHNKGDRDPWLNGKSTDIKKVDNGYNFQWKMEYPYKSFNENFTLPITIHNINGIKGEWNFNIPIQQDKNITLALNHEQGYPEDGVKIRIKEILTAKASSSLVYETVEKYKRDEIIISKAVDDKGNVYRFGNQTDLEDSEQEDVYYSTVRTEMTKLNSSATSLTIYPQLNIAVPKVEQLLDKKSFTLKSQRLNLGLQVNDVTQNGEKLVVDYQLTGPSKNLSQHKLDIINHNLEYAFWLVDEKYISKIDPENPWPPKNHGIPFNKVKMIDKATAHYQSTFDLNGDEKIKNFKLKNTILLFDFSTFVSSEELKPFTVYLPVGEE, from the coding sequence ATGGATAACAAAGAACTAAATGATGCAATTGAACAAATACCTGTGCCAAAAGAAAAAGTTTTTAACGCCATTTCCAAAGGAATAAACAAAGATGTGGATCGAGGATATGGAAAGAAAAAGAAGGTTCTTGCTGGTGTAACGACTACGGCTGCTATTCTTGGTATAACCGTGGCCTCCGGATTTTTTAATCCTACCATGAATAATGTATTGGCTAATGCCCCTTTAATAGGAGCAATCTTTCAAGAATTTAACGATACAACAGGTGTTGATTTAGATTATCAAAATGCCGTTACTGAACTAAATCAAGCCATTACAAAAAATGGAGTGACTGTCAAATTGACTAGTGCGTATTTTGATGGCAGTGTGGTGTCAATTACAGGATTTGTAGACGAAGAAGTTGAAAATGGGCGAAATGAAAAAGGGGAAGTAAGTTTTGATGTTAACTTTGAGCACAATAAAGGGGATCGTGACCCTTGGTTGAACGGAAAGTCAACGGACATAAAGAAAGTAGATAATGGATATAACTTTCAATGGAAAATGGAGTATCCATATAAATCATTCAATGAGAATTTCACTCTCCCTATAACCATTCATAATATCAACGGTATAAAAGGTGAATGGAATTTTAATATACCTATTCAACAAGATAAAAACATTACACTTGCCCTAAATCATGAGCAAGGATACCCGGAAGATGGAGTCAAAATCCGTATTAAAGAAATTCTTACAGCAAAAGCTTCATCTTCACTTGTTTATGAGACTGTGGAAAAATACAAGCGTGATGAGATTATTATTTCAAAAGCTGTTGATGATAAAGGAAACGTATATAGATTTGGAAATCAAACAGACCTCGAGGATTCTGAACAAGAAGATGTATATTATAGTACCGTTCGGACAGAGATGACCAAGCTAAATTCTAGTGCTACTTCACTAACTATTTATCCACAATTAAATATAGCAGTTCCAAAAGTAGAGCAGCTATTAGATAAGAAATCATTTACTTTAAAAAGCCAACGCCTTAATTTAGGCCTGCAGGTAAATGATGTTACACAAAACGGTGAGAAACTAGTAGTTGATTATCAGCTTACAGGGCCCTCGAAAAATTTGAGTCAACATAAACTAGATATTATTAATCATAACTTGGAATATGCTTTTTGGTTAGTAGATGAGAAATATATATCAAAAATTGACCCGGAAAATCCGTGGCCTCCTAAAAACCACGGAATTCCATTTAATAAAGTAAAAATGATTGATAAAGCAACAGCACACTACCAATCTACATTCGATTTAAACGGAGATGAAAAAATAAAGAACTTTAAGCTGAAAAATACTATCTTACTATTCGATTTTTCAACCTTTGTCTCTTCTGAAGAATTAAAACCATTTACTGTTTATCTTCCGGTCGGGGAAGAATAG